A segment of the Streptomyces sp. P9-A2 genome:
GGCCGAGGCTCAGTCGGCCGAACCGGCGTCTGCCTGCATTCTGCACCACGGTGCGGGTCCGGTGAGGCAGCTGTGACGCCTACGACCGTCTCGGCTGCGGCTGCGGCACCGCCGCCCGCTCCGGTTCCTGCCGCGTCCCGGCCTGCTGCGTCCCGGCCCACTCCCGCTGCGGCTGCGGCTGCGGCTGCGGCTGCGGCTGCGGCTGCTTCGAGCGGTAGCGGCGCATCTTGGCGCGGGCTCCGCACACCTGCATGGAGCACCAGCGGCCGCGTCCCGCGGGGCTGCGGTCGTAGTACGCCCAGTGGCAGTCGGCGGCCTCGCAGGCCTTCAACCTGCTCCACGTACCCGCCGCGACCGCTTCCGCCACGGCCGCCGCGACCCGGGAGAGCAGAGGTCCCCGGTCGACCGGTGCGAGGGCGGCGGAGCCGTCCGCCGGGTCGACGGTGACCACCAGGGGGGCCTGTACGAGCAGCGTGCCGAGCGGGACGACCACGCGGTGCGGCGGATGGCCGGCGTGGGCGAGCAGGGCCGCGCGCAGCGCCTCGCGCAGGGCGCGCGCCGACTCGACGCCGGCCGTGTCGCCCGCCTCGTCGCCGGCCTCGTCATCCGCCGTGAGCCCGAAGCGGGCGCGGCCGTCCGCCGTGTCCAGCGTGTCGGCGCCCGTCTCCAGGTCGAGCGTGTTGACCAGGTCCTGGACCAGGGCCAGCCCTGCGGGTGCGGCCGATCTCTCACTCATGTCCGGACGGTACCTCTCACGTCCCCGTGCGTTTTCCCCTTGCGACGTTACCCCCTATGCGAAAGTATGCGGTAACGGTTACTGGTTACCCGCCTTTACGGGTAACCAGGGAATTCGAGGAGGAATTCATGTCTGTTGCCAAGGTGGGCGCCGTCGTCCTGGACTGCGCCGATCCGCGCGCGCTGGCCGGTTTCTACGCCGAGCTGGTCGGCGGCACGATCAAGGGCGAGGGCGACTGGGTGGACCTCCAGCTGCCCGGCGGACCGGCGCTCGCGTTCCAGGAGGCCCCCGGACACGTACCGCCGCGCTGGCCGGCGCCGGACCACTCGCAGCAGTTCCACCTGGACCTGACCGTCGAGGACCTGGACGCCGCCGAGAAGGAGGTGCTGGCACTCGGCGCGAAGCCGCTGGAGACGGAGGACCGCTCGCGGACCTTCCGGGTTTACGCGGACCCGGCGGGGCACCCCTTCTGTCTCTGCGCCTGCTGACCCGCGCCTGCTGACACCGGGAGGACCCATGGCCGCCGTGGCCCGTCTGCGCTCCGTCGTCCTCGACTGCCCCGAACCGCGCGAACTGGCCCGCTTCTACGCGGCCGTCGGGGGCGGCATGCCCGAGGAGGAGGACCCGGACCGGGTGGTGCTCCAGATCCCCGCGGGGCCCCACCTGGCCTTCCAGCGGGCGCCCGGGTACGGCCCGCCCGACTGGCCGCGGGCCGGCCACGGCTCGCAGCAGTTCCACCTCGACTTCGACGCGGGCGGCACCTGGGAGGAGGTCGACGAGGCCGAGCAGAAGGTGCTGGCGCTGGGGGCGCGGCTGCTGGACCGGGAGGACGGCGAGCGCAAGGACTTCCGGGTGTACGCCGATCCGGCAGGGCATCCGTTCTGCCTCTGCCGGATCGAGCAGCCGTAGCGTCGGCCCGTCTCAGCCGTACCGTCGGCCCGTCTCAGCCATTGCCGTTGCCGCTGCCGTCGAGGGATTCCAGGGTCGCGTTCGACGGGGCGGTGGTCGCCCGGAGCTCGCGGGCGGTGTCCTCGGCGGCGCCCAGCACCCGTACCGCGTTCTGCCAGGTCAGCTTGGCCAGATCGGTCCTGGACCAGCCGCGGTCGTGCAGTTCGGCGATGAGGTTCGGGTAGCCGGAGACGTCGCGCAGGCCGTCGGGGGTGAAGGCGGTGCCGTCGTAGTCGCCGCCGATGCCGAGGTGGTCGATGCCGGCGACCTCGCGCATGTGGTCCAGATGGTCGGCCACCGTGGACACGGTGGCGACCGGGCGCGGGCGGGCCTCCTCGAAGGCGGCGTGCACCTTCATCGCCTCCGCGGTGGTGTCCAGGTGGTGGAAACCGTGGGCGCGCATGTTGTCGTCGGCCTCGTTCGTCCAGTCGACGGCCGCCTGGAGCACGAACTTCGGTACGAACGTCACCATCGCGACACCGCCGTTGGCGGGCAGCCGTTCCAGCACGTCGTCCGGGATGTTGCGGGGGTGGTCGCAGACCGCGCGGGCCGAGGAGTGGGAGAAGATCACCGGCGCGGCCGTGGTGTCCAGCGCGTCCCGCATCGTCGTGGCGGCGACGTGCGAGAGGTCGACCAGCATGCCGAGCCGGTTCATCTCCCGGACCACCTCGCGGCCGAACGCCGACAGGCCGCCCACGCCGGGCTCGTCCGTCGCCGAGTCCGCCCAGGCCACGTTGTAGTTGTGGGTGAGGGTCAGGTAGCGCACCCCGAGCTCGTACAACCCGCGCAGGGTGCCGAGGGAGTTGGCGATGGAGTGGCCGCCCTCCGCTCCCATCAGGGAGGCGATACGGCCCTGTGCGCGTGCCGCCTCCATGTCGGCGGCGGTCAGCGCGGGCGCCAGGTCCTCGGGATGGCGGGCCAGCAGCCGGCGTACGCAGTCGATCTGCTCGAGGGTGGCCGGCACCGCGTCGGGCAGGTCCGCGCGGACGTACACCGACCAGAACTGCGCGCCGACGCCGCCGGCGCGCAGCCGCGGGATGTCGGTGTGCAGGTGGGCCGACTGGTCGGCGGTGATGTCCCGGGCGCCGAGGTCGTAGCGGACCTGCTCGCGCAGCGCCCACGGCAGGTCGTTGTGCCCGTCGACCACGGGGAACTCGGCCAGCAGCGCGCGGGCGGCCTCGAGGGACGCGGATTCGGAAGACGTCACGGGACTCACTTCCCGAAGCCGAAGCCGTTGCCGGAGCCTTCGGTCCTGGCGCGCAGCCGTTTGCCCTTCTCCGTGGCCTGGTCGTTCAGCTCCTGCTGGAACTCCCGCATCCGGCCCAGGAGCTCGTCGTCATGGGCGGCGAGCATGCGGACGGCGAGCAGTCCCGCGTTGCGGGCGCCCGCCACCGAGACGGTGGCGACCGGAACACCGGCCGGCATCTGCACGATGGAGAGCAGGCTGTCCATGCCGTCGAGGTGCTTCAGCGGCACGGGGACGCCGATGACGGGCAGCGGGGTGACCGAGGCGAGCATGCCGGGCAGATGCGCGGCGCCGCCCGCACCCGCGATGATCACCTTCAGCCCGCGGTCCGCGGCCTGCTCGCCGTACGCGATCATCTCGCGGGGCATGCGGTGCGCGGAGACGACGTCGACCTCGTGGCCGATCTCGAACTCGTCGAGGGCCTTGGCGGCGGCCTCCATGACGGGCCAGTCGGAGTCCGATCCCATGACGATGCCGACTACGGGGCTGGGGCTCATTCGGTGATCGTGCCTCTCAGGTAGCCGGCTGCGTGACGGGCGCGTTCCAGCACGTCGTCCAGGTCGTCGCCGTAGGTGTTGACGTGGCCCACCTTGCGGCCGGGCTTCACGTCCTTGCCGTACATGTGGATCTTCAGCCGGGGGTCGCGGGCCATGCAGTGCAGGTACGCGGAGTACATGTCGGGGTAGTCGCCGCCCAGGACGTTGACCATCACCGTCCACGGGGCGCGCGGGCGGGGGTCGCCGAGCGGGAGGTCGAGGACGGCGCGGACGTGGTTGGCGAACTGCGACGTGATCGCGCCGTCCATGGTCCAGTGGCCGGAGTTGTGCGGGCGCATGGCGAGCTCGTTGACGAGGATGCGGCCGTCGCGGGTCTGGAACAGCTCCACGGCGAGATGGCCGACGACGCCGAGTTCCTTGGCGATGTTGAGCGCCATCTCCTCCGCGCGCAGGGCGAGGTTCTCGTCGAGGCCGGGCGCGGGTGCGATGACCGTGTCGCAGACGCCGTTCACCTGCCGCGATTCGACGACCGGGTAGGCGACGGCCTGGCCGTGCGGGGAGCGGACCACGTTGGCGGCCAGCTCGCGCACGAAGTCGACCTTCTCCTCGGCCAGCACCGGGACCCCGGCCCGGAACGGCTCGGCGGCCTCCTCGGCGGAGCCGACGACCCACACGCCCTTGCCGTCGTAACCGCCGCGGACGGTCTTGAGGACGACCGGGAAGCCGCCCGCCCGTCGCCCGCCACCACCCTTGCCGGCGGGCACGTCGTGCCCGCCCCTCTCGAGCTCTGCCGCGAAGGCGGCCACGTCCGCGGGATCCGCGACGATGCGGTGCCGCGGACAGGGCACGCCGATCGCGTCGAGCCGGGCGCGCATCACGCCCTTGTCCTGGGCGTGCACCAGCGCCTCGGGGCCGGGGCGGACGGGGATGCCGTCCGCCTCCAGGGCCCGGAGGTGCTCGGTGGGCACGTGCTCGTGGTCGAAGGTGATCACGTCGCAGCCGCGGGCGAACGCGCGCAGCGTGTCCAGGTCGCGGTAGTCGCCGACGACGACATCGCCGACGACCTGCGCCGCGGAATCCTGCGGAGTGTCACTGAGGAGCTTGAACCTGATGCCGAGCGGGATGCCCGCCTCGTGTGTCATACGAGCGAGCTGGCCCCCGCCGACCATGCCGACTACCGGGAACGTCACTCCCCCAGGGTATCGGTCGAGCCATGGTGGCCGATTCCACGGCTGTTCCCGGCCTGCCCTCGACCGTTCCCGGACGGGTGTGCGACCCGGAGGTCCATTCGCGGGGAGATCGCGCGGACGGGTGGTTAGCATGGTCTGGTTGACGCCACCTCGGCGTCGCCTCGACGCCACTCCACGGACGGGGGCCGGCACGACCATGGGACGCGGTTCCTCGGGGTCTTCGACGGGCACCCCGGCCCCGCGCGGCTCCGTGCGGCAGCGCCTCGACCGGCTCGTCGGTGAAGCCGTGAAGTTCGGCGCGGTCGGCGGGGTGGGGCTGCTGGTCAATCTCCTCGTGTTCAACCTGGTCCGGCAGGTGACCGAGCTTCCGGTGGTGCGGGCGAGTGTCATCGCGACCGTCGTCGCGATCGTCTGCAACTACCTGGGGTTCCGCTACTTCACGTACCGGGACCGCGACAAGTCCGGACGCACCAAGGAGATGTCGCTGTTCCTGCTGTTCAGCGCGATCGGCCTGGTGATCGAGAACGGCCTGCTGTACACGGCGACCTACGGGTTCGGCTGGGACAGCCCGCTGCAGAGCAACATCTTCAAGTTCCTCGGCATCGGGGTCGCCACCCTGTTCCGGTTCTGGTCCTACCGCACGTGGGTGTTCCGTGCGCTGCCGGGGGCCGTGGCGGCGGGTGTGCCGGCGGCGGGTCCCGTCGCGGAGGGCGGGCGCGGGCCCGCGGGACCGCCCTCCCGGCAGCACGTGCCGTAGGCGCCGGGTCCCGGGCCTGGGCCGGCACCGGTACGTACGCCCTCGCACTCCCTGTTCACCACACCGCTCACGGCCCTGTTCACGGCCCCGTTCACCGCACCGTCTGGCGGTTGTCGTCCCGGGTTTTCTGCGGCGGCGTGCGGGACAGGAACAGGCCGAAGACCGCGGGCTCGGCCTGAAGCATCTCCAGCCGGCCACCGTCGGCCTCCGCGAGGTCGCGGGCGACCGCGAGGCCGATGCCGGTGGAGTTGTGGCCGCTGATCGCACGCTCGAAAATGCGGGCGCCCAGGTCGGCGGGGACTCCCGGGCCCTCGTCCGTGACCTCGATGACAGCCTGGTTCCCGGTGACCCGGGTGCGCAGGGCGACCGTGCCGCCCCCGTGCATGAGCGAGTTCTCGATCAATGCGGCCAGTACCTGGGCGACCGCACCCGGCGTCCCGACTGCGCGCAGATGCCTCTTGCCGGAGGTGACGATCGCGCGGCCGGCGCTGCGGTAGGCGGGGCGCCACTCCGCGAGCTGCTGCTGGATCACCTCGTCGAGGTCGAAGGTGACGGCCGAGCCGGTCCGCGGGTCGCGGGAGTTGGTCAGCAGCCGCTCCACCACGTCCGTCAGGCGCTCCACCTGCGCCAGCGCGATCGTCGCCTCCTCCTTCACCGTCTCGGGGTCGTCGGTGAGGGTGATCTCCTCGAGCCGCATGGACAGCGCGGTGAGCGGGGTGCGCAGCTGGTGGGAGGCGTCGGCGGCCAGCCGCCGTTCGGCGGTCAGCATGCGGCCGATGCGCTCGGCGGAGGAGTCCAGCACATCCGCGACCCGGTCCAGCTCGGGAACGCCGTATCGCCGGTGGCGGGGGCGCGGGTCGCCCGAGCCGAGGCGCTCGGCGGTCTCCGCGAGGTCGGTCAGCGGGGAGGCGAGCCGGTTGGCCTGGCGGACCGCCAGCAGTACCGCCGCGATCACCGCCAGCAGCGCCACCAGTCCGATGATCAGCAGGGTGCGGCCGACCTCACGGGTCACCGAGGAGCGCGGCTCCTGGACGGTGACCGTCTCGCCCTCCTCGCCGGACGCCGAGGCGCTGATGACATCGCCCTCCGGCCTGTCGCCGATCTCGATGGGCGCCCTGCCGGGCAGGCGTACGACGACGTAGCGGTCCTCGGCGACCTGGTCCCTGAGGACCGCCGCGGTGACCTTCTCCTCGACGAGCAGCCTGCTGTCGACGATGCTGGCGAGCCGTACCGCCTCGGACTCGACCCGTTCCCTGGCGCTTTCGGTGATCGTGCGGGTCTCCACGATCACCAGGGAGACGCCGAACACGGCGATCACGACGAGCACCACGGCGAGCGTGGACTGGATCAGTCGGCGGCGCATGTCCTCATATCCGAACCGGAATCACGATGTACGGGTGGGGGGGTCAGCTCTTCTCGAAGCGGAACCCCACGCCTCGTACGGTCGCGATGTAGCGGGGGTTGGCCGCGTCGTCGCCGAGCTTCTTGCGCAGCCAGGAGATGTGCATGTCGAGGGTCTTGGTGGAGGACCACCAGGTGGTGTCCCAGACCTCGCGCATCAGCTGATCGCGGGTGACGACCCGGCCCGCGTCCCGCACCAGGACCCGCAGCAGGTCGAACTCCTTGGCGGTGAGCTGGAGTTCCTCCTCGCCCATCCACGCCCGGTGCGACTCGACGTCGATGCGCACCCCGTGCGTCGCGGGCGGCTGCTGCGGTTCGGTGGCACCGCGCCGCAGCAGGGCCCGTACCCGGGCGAGCAGTTCGGCGAGGCGGAACGGCTTGGTGACGTAGTCGTCGGCGCCGGCGTCCAGACCGACCACGGTGTCGACCTCGTCGGCGCGCGCGGTGAGGATCAGGATCGGGACCGTGTGACCGTCGGAACGCAGCCGGCGGGCGACCTCCAGACCGTCCATGCCCGGCAGCCCGAGGTCCAGCACCACCAGGTCGACGCCGCCCTGCAGGCCTGCGTCGAGCGCGCTGGGTCCGTCCTCACGCACCTCCACCTCGTAGCCCTCCCGACGCAGGGCGCGGGCCAGCGGCTCCGAGATGGACGCGTCGTCCTCGGCGAGCAGTACACGGGTCATGGACTGATGGTAGTCCCGCACGGACGCGGCCCGGGGTGTGATCACCGGCACCGGTTCCTACCCGGCACACACCGGATTCTCACGTCCGGGGTCCGGGGTCCGGGGGGCCGTGCCTGAGGTGGGGGGGTGCGACTCCGGAGAAAACCTTCGATCGGGTGATCGCGGTTCCCCCGGAGCCTGTGATCCCTGTCTCAAGTCCTTCCATATCGGGCACTGTCCTGCCGTATGGTGAACCAACGCCTGTTGCACCACGGGGGCCTTTGGCGCATTTGACGCCGAAGGTCTCTTTCGTGTGCGGGCCGGTTTCCCGCCGGCCTGTCCCGGCCGGCCTCGCCGGCCCCGTAAGGAATGACCTGTGGCCGGGCCTCGGCGCGCATGGACGCGCGTAGAGGCGTGGATCCCGGTGGTCACCGTCCGCCGCTCCGTGATCCGGAGCGGATTCCCCAGGGGCGTGGGGCTGGACGGCAGGGCCTGCCGGTGCCGGCCAACCCCCCACCGGGCGCGTACGCACTGACAGGACGCGTCCCGACCAGCAAGGAACGACCATGGCGTCCAGCCTGACGAAGGACTCGGTCTCACCCGGCACCCCCGGTTCCGAGAAAACCTTCTTCGGCCACCCTCGCGGACTGGCCACACTCTTCATGACCGAGATGTGGGAGCGCTTCTCCTACTACGGCATGAGGGCCCTGCTCCCGCTGTACCTCGTCGCCCCTGGTGGCATGGGGATGAACGCCGGTACCGCGACGGCCGTCTACTCGGTGTACCTGTCGCTGGTGTACCTGCTCACGATGCCGGGCGGCTGGTTCGGCGACCGTGTGCTGGGCCCGCGCAAGACCGTCGCCCTCGCCGGCGCGATCATCATGTTCGGCCACCTGACCCTGGCCCTGCCTTCCGCCGGCACCTTCTACGCCGGTCTCGGCCTGGTCGCGCTCGGCTCCGGTCTACTGAAGGCCAACATCTCCACGATGGTCGGCCAGTTGTACGACGGTCCTGACGACCCGCGTCGCGACGGCGGCTTCACCATCTTCTACATGGGCATCAACCTCGGTGCCTTCTTCTCGCCGCTGATCATCGGCACCGTCGGTGAGGGCGTCAACTGGCATCTGGGCTTCGCGCTCGCCGCGGTCGGCATGGGGCTCGGTGTGCTCCAGTTCCTGCTGGGCAGCCGTCACCTCGCCGCGCACTCCAGCGTCGTGCCCAAGCCGCTGTCCGCCGCCGAGAAGTCCGCCACGCTGCGCAAGTCCGCCCTCTGGGCCGGCATCGCCGTCGTCGCGTACGCCGTCGTCGGCTTCTCGGGGAACTACACGCTGAACTGGATCCTGGTCCCGCTGACGCTGCTCGGCTTGATCATTCCGGTGCTGGTGCTGGTGCGGATCAAGCGCGACCGGGACCTGGACCGGGACGAGCAGTCGAAGATGTCCGCGTACATCTGGTTCTTCGTGGCCGCGGCCGTGTTCTGGATGATCTACGACCAGGGCGGTTCCACCCTGGCGCTCTTCGCCGACGCCTCGGCCGACAACAGCGTCTTCGGCTGGGAGTTCCCGGTCTCCTGGTACCAGTCGGTCAACCCGGTCCTGATCATGGCGCTGGCCCCGGTCTTCGCCTGGTTCTGGCTGGCGCTGAACCGGCGCGGCAAGGAGCCCAGCACGATCGTGAAGTTCGGCTCCGGTCTGGTGCTGGTCGGCGCGTCCTTCTTCCTGTTCCTCGCCCCGCTGTCGATCGCCGAGGGTGGTCACAAGGCGGCGGCGGCGTGGCTGGTGGCGATCTACTTCACGCAGACCGTCGGTGAGCTGCTGCTCTCCCCGGTCGGCCTGTCGGTCACCACGAAGATGGCGCCCGCGAAGTACGCCTCGCAGATGATGGGCGTCTGGTTCCTGGCCGTCACCGCCGGTACCGCCACGACCGGCCTGCTCTCCACCGCCGGCGTCGACCTGAACGGGTCGGGCGTGGTCGCGATGGAGGCGACCCTCGCCGTGGTCGCCGGTGTCGCGGTGTGGATGTACCGCAGCAAGGTCAAGGCGCTGATGGGCGAAGTCCGCTGACATCGTGCGCATGACGCCGTGAGTCCGTGACCCGGTCGGCTCGCCGCCGTCGCGGCCGCACTCACGGACCGGAGGGCCCCGCTTCCGTACGTACGCGCTGCTGTACGTACGGAAGCGGGGCCCTCCGGGCATTCTCGCGGCGGACACGGGTGGGCTCGCCGTGCGCACGGGCGGGGTGCGGAGCCCGCACCGGCGTCGGCTCCGATCGCGGGGCCCGAGGCCACCGGCGCCGGTCCCCTGGGGTGTACGCGGTACGCGGTACGCGGTCCGCGGTACGCGGTCCGCGGCCGCGCACACCGCGCACGGCCGGCGGCCCCGCGCGGAGCACGGCAACCGGTACGACCAGGAGGACCATGGCCCGCAAGAGGGTCCCTCTCCGGGGACGGGGCTCGGTCCAGGGGCGGGGCTCGGTCCGGGACCGGTTCCTCCCGCTGCGGGCCGTGGACGCCGTGGGACGTGGACACCGTGGGACGTTCCGGCCTGGAGGACGGGGCCCTCCACGAGGACGTACCGGTGTCACCGGCGCTACGTTCCCTGACGCCACATCGGATCCGACGGCCGGTCAAGGTGCGCCGGGGCGCGAGGAAGGAAAGACACGGTGCGCACCGGATCTCTCACGATCCGGTGCACGTGCGGTGGATGCGCGCTGCGCACGGTGGGTGCGCGCCGAGTGGAGTCGGGGAAGTCGGGGGTTCCGCCGGTCAGGCGGGCGCCCCGAGCTCCGCCCACACCGTCTTGCCCGCGACGCCCGGGGCACGGACGACGCCCCAGTCCAGGCAGAGCCGCTGGACGATGAACATGCCGTGCCCACCGGGCCGGCCCGCCCGGTGCGGGGTACGCGGTGCCGGCTGACCGGCGCCCCGGTCGGTGACCTCGAGCCGGATCACCTTGTTGTCGCAGACAATGCCCAACTGGTCCGGTCCCTCGGCGTGCAGGCAGGCGTTGGTGACCAGTTCGGACACGACGAGCAGG
Coding sequences within it:
- a CDS encoding VOC family protein — protein: MSVAKVGAVVLDCADPRALAGFYAELVGGTIKGEGDWVDLQLPGGPALAFQEAPGHVPPRWPAPDHSQQFHLDLTVEDLDAAEKEVLALGAKPLETEDRSRTFRVYADPAGHPFCLCAC
- a CDS encoding dipeptidase; its protein translation is MTSSESASLEAARALLAEFPVVDGHNDLPWALREQVRYDLGARDITADQSAHLHTDIPRLRAGGVGAQFWSVYVRADLPDAVPATLEQIDCVRRLLARHPEDLAPALTAADMEAARAQGRIASLMGAEGGHSIANSLGTLRGLYELGVRYLTLTHNYNVAWADSATDEPGVGGLSAFGREVVREMNRLGMLVDLSHVAATTMRDALDTTAAPVIFSHSSARAVCDHPRNIPDDVLERLPANGGVAMVTFVPKFVLQAAVDWTNEADDNMRAHGFHHLDTTAEAMKVHAAFEEARPRPVATVSTVADHLDHMREVAGIDHLGIGGDYDGTAFTPDGLRDVSGYPNLIAELHDRGWSRTDLAKLTWQNAVRVLGAAEDTARELRATTAPSNATLESLDGSGNGNG
- a CDS encoding 5-(carboxyamino)imidazole ribonucleotide synthase, with protein sequence MTFPVVGMVGGGQLARMTHEAGIPLGIRFKLLSDTPQDSAAQVVGDVVVGDYRDLDTLRAFARGCDVITFDHEHVPTEHLRALEADGIPVRPGPEALVHAQDKGVMRARLDAIGVPCPRHRIVADPADVAAFAAELERGGHDVPAGKGGGGRRAGGFPVVLKTVRGGYDGKGVWVVGSAEEAAEPFRAGVPVLAEEKVDFVRELAANVVRSPHGQAVAYPVVESRQVNGVCDTVIAPAPGLDENLALRAEEMALNIAKELGVVGHLAVELFQTRDGRILVNELAMRPHNSGHWTMDGAITSQFANHVRAVLDLPLGDPRPRAPWTVMVNVLGGDYPDMYSAYLHCMARDPRLKIHMYGKDVKPGRKVGHVNTYGDDLDDVLERARHAAGYLRGTITE
- a CDS encoding GtrA family protein, whose translation is MGRGSSGSSTGTPAPRGSVRQRLDRLVGEAVKFGAVGGVGLLVNLLVFNLVRQVTELPVVRASVIATVVAIVCNYLGFRYFTYRDRDKSGRTKEMSLFLLFSAIGLVIENGLLYTATYGFGWDSPLQSNIFKFLGIGVATLFRFWSYRTWVFRALPGAVAAGVPAAGPVAEGGRGPAGPPSRQHVP
- a CDS encoding ATP-binding protein yields the protein MRRRLIQSTLAVVLVVIAVFGVSLVIVETRTITESARERVESEAVRLASIVDSRLLVEEKVTAAVLRDQVAEDRYVVVRLPGRAPIEIGDRPEGDVISASASGEEGETVTVQEPRSSVTREVGRTLLIIGLVALLAVIAAVLLAVRQANRLASPLTDLAETAERLGSGDPRPRHRRYGVPELDRVADVLDSSAERIGRMLTAERRLAADASHQLRTPLTALSMRLEEITLTDDPETVKEEATIALAQVERLTDVVERLLTNSRDPRTGSAVTFDLDEVIQQQLAEWRPAYRSAGRAIVTSGKRHLRAVGTPGAVAQVLAALIENSLMHGGGTVALRTRVTGNQAVIEVTDEGPGVPADLGARIFERAISGHNSTGIGLAVARDLAEADGGRLEMLQAEPAVFGLFLSRTPPQKTRDDNRQTVR
- a CDS encoding oligopeptide:H+ symporter, producing the protein MASSLTKDSVSPGTPGSEKTFFGHPRGLATLFMTEMWERFSYYGMRALLPLYLVAPGGMGMNAGTATAVYSVYLSLVYLLTMPGGWFGDRVLGPRKTVALAGAIIMFGHLTLALPSAGTFYAGLGLVALGSGLLKANISTMVGQLYDGPDDPRRDGGFTIFYMGINLGAFFSPLIIGTVGEGVNWHLGFALAAVGMGLGVLQFLLGSRHLAAHSSVVPKPLSAAEKSATLRKSALWAGIAVVAYAVVGFSGNYTLNWILVPLTLLGLIIPVLVLVRIKRDRDLDRDEQSKMSAYIWFFVAAAVFWMIYDQGGSTLALFADASADNSVFGWEFPVSWYQSVNPVLIMALAPVFAWFWLALNRRGKEPSTIVKFGSGLVLVGASFFLFLAPLSIAEGGHKAAAAWLVAIYFTQTVGELLLSPVGLSVTTKMAPAKYASQMMGVWFLAVTAGTATTGLLSTAGVDLNGSGVVAMEATLAVVAGVAVWMYRSKVKALMGEVR
- the purE gene encoding 5-(carboxyamino)imidazole ribonucleotide mutase, producing the protein MSPSPVVGIVMGSDSDWPVMEAAAKALDEFEIGHEVDVVSAHRMPREMIAYGEQAADRGLKVIIAGAGGAAHLPGMLASVTPLPVIGVPVPLKHLDGMDSLLSIVQMPAGVPVATVSVAGARNAGLLAVRMLAAHDDELLGRMREFQQELNDQATEKGKRLRARTEGSGNGFGFGK
- a CDS encoding response regulator transcription factor → MTRVLLAEDDASISEPLARALRREGYEVEVREDGPSALDAGLQGGVDLVVLDLGLPGMDGLEVARRLRSDGHTVPILILTARADEVDTVVGLDAGADDYVTKPFRLAELLARVRALLRRGATEPQQPPATHGVRIDVESHRAWMGEEELQLTAKEFDLLRVLVRDAGRVVTRDQLMREVWDTTWWSSTKTLDMHISWLRKKLGDDAANPRYIATVRGVGFRFEKS
- a CDS encoding VOC family protein — encoded protein: MAAVARLRSVVLDCPEPRELARFYAAVGGGMPEEEDPDRVVLQIPAGPHLAFQRAPGYGPPDWPRAGHGSQQFHLDFDAGGTWEEVDEAEQKVLALGARLLDREDGERKDFRVYADPAGHPFCLCRIEQP